DNA from Tripterygium wilfordii isolate XIE 37 chromosome 15, ASM1340144v1, whole genome shotgun sequence:
tatatgtatgtatgtatacatgttAGAGGCCATTCTTTCTCGGTCTTCAATATTTGCTTTTCCAATTTCTCACTTTTTGCCTTGTTtgtgaaaacaaacaaaatcataaGCTTCATCTTTGGATGCTGGGGCATGcaccatttatatatatatacacgcacaatATCCGGGTGTTACTATTTTAAAGGATATATAGTTTCACTTTGCATTTATAAATTACGTGGTCACATTTGATTTGAGTAGTACTACTCACTCAACCAAATTGTTTTTCATCAGTGACCCATCACGTGATAATTAAGTGTCATCAATTATTTCCAGTTAACCAACGGGAAAAAGGGCCCAAAACCCATAAATGGTCATGTTACCTTATAATATTTATGTTTGTGGTTTTCATGGCTGGGAAAAAGTCTTTGTTCAATTGTTTGTTTAAGTGGGTCCCAAAATTAAGCCACCATTAGGAACGTTTTAATTTGTTTGCAATAGACCATTGTGATATGTcataatttgaaaaaatttgCGAAAGGATTGAGTAGTAGAAAAATAGGTCCTAGAGGTCTGATCCAACCCACTTGAGATATTGTCCATGTTCTAGACCTAAGGCCCGCGTGACTTTTCGTTCAAAATGTGACTGAAGTACTAAAGTATTGGGCCCATCCTATGAATCACATCACTTGACACTCTCAGAACGTGTGAGACATTTCCATGTGATATGCTTCATTTAGTTTATACAAATCGATCTAATCAAGATAAATAAACGAAACTTTGATATGGATAAACACTTAAAATTACGTGGAACTAAGATAATGTCATTGATGGAGCAACCCATTTGTTGTTTGTATGTCTGACTGTCTCTACTTGTTTGGCTTGGGACACATTAAAATAGGTGCCATCATAGGATGTAGTTTCACTTTAAAATGATATGATTCCCATGAATTCAGGGACAGGATTCGCTAATGCAACTTCCACTTTCCCTGTGAGTTAGATAGCTGAAAGCCAATACCACATAGTTAAATCAGTTCTATTTTCCTTGGACCCAATCACTCTCTAGTGCTCTCCTAGGAATTTTGATGGAAATAATTACTATATATTATGGCAAAAACAGTGACAATATTCACCCATTCAGCAAAAGTGGGGATCTCTAGGAAAGAcaagtaatattttttttagaaaagacACTAAATGTCCTTCATCTGGCCCACCATTGAATTCTGGTCGACGCAATGTCTTCCACAAGTACCATGAGTGGATAATGGAAGTATAGTTAGGAGTTACAACTGAAAATTACTCCTAACACAATGTTTAGACCATCAAAGTTTGAACTCTCGACTTTTCCTTAGATTACCTATCATTGCAACTGCAATGAATATATGAATTTTACAGGGAGTTCTCAAACTGGCTAGCTCTTTACCTCTTAAGATCACTCACAAGGATCCTATGAATTCATCTTCCAACTgcttttcaatttcttggtcTGCATTTTCTACTGCCTCTATGGCCTAATCAAATAATTGGGAACCATACATTAGCGCCAAAGAAGAATCAATCTGTGGATAAAATGTGGATAAGCAGGTGTATAGTTTCTCTTTGCAGGTTGAGTTTCCACGGTATTGAATGCCTGGGATTAATGTTTCAAGCTCAAATTATGTCTAGCTTGACATGAATTGTTTCACAATTGCTGCTAAGATGCATTTGAAAGTGCATCTTTGCCTTGTTCCATAGACTTGATCCATGAATATAGCCATAGGTATAGCTCTTCTTCTCTGATCCTGTCTAATCTCAGGATTTCGATGATGTGCAGATTAAAGATATGGCATTGAAGTTCTCGGGTGCTTATCGGCAATGCAAGCCTTGCGCAGGCTCTAGCAGCTACAAGAAAGGACAGCGACCTTACCCGGATTTTGATGCTGCTTCAGAAGGGGTTCCATACAGCTCAAGCTCAACTCCTGCTTGGGATTTTACAAGTGGGAGTCACCACCCAGGTGCAAGATTCGACTCCAGATTTACTGCATCATTTGGCGGTGACCGAACCCCCGGTGGAACAGAGTCATGTGATGTTGTACTAGAGGATGAGGATGAGCCCAAGGAGTGGATGGCACAAGTTGAACCAGGCGTTCACATTACCTTTGTAACTCTTCCTCAAGGAGGCAATGATTTAAAACGAATTCGTTTCAGGTATCTACAATCACTTCATGTATAGGAAAAGACAGAACTCttgaatttgaaaccttagattCAACAATTATGTTCATATTGTCTTTATTGAGACTTTATTCGCTAGTTGACAATATTTCGGGTATTTGATCTGAAGCCGGGAAATGTTTGATAAGTGGCAAGCGCAACGATGGTGGGGAGAGAATTACGATAGAATTATGGAGCTCTACAATGTTCAAAGATTTAATCGCCAAGCTCTTAACACTCCCTCGAGGTCAGAGGATGAGGTAACTGCTAGTTTtctacttttcttcttctcctgttAGTTTTCTAATTTAGCATGTTTCACTGCCTTACTAGATGAATATATAGTTGAAAATGCCTTGAAACTGGCCACTTCTTCGACATCATTTTGATTATCATATCTCTGTGGTTGTGTACTAAACGCTGCTTTGACTGTAAAATTAACTAATAAAACTGTATTGATCATCTTACAGCAGAGGGATTCTTCTTTCTCGAGACTCGGATCCACGAGAGAAAGCCCAATGGCTACATCATTACACAAAGAGTGGACACCAAGGAACTACTATAAACCCACTGGAAGTAAAGGGTACTTCCCGTCTGATCATCTAGATCAAGGTGGTGGCCACCACTACAATGCTGGACCAAGTGCTTATGCTTCTGGTGGTCCAAGAGGAGAGTGTTCCATGGATGCATCAAGGACAACAACTTCATCAAGAGATGAGGCTTCCGTTTCTGTAAGCAACGCCAGTGAGGTGGAGTCAGAATGGGTAGAGCAAGATGAGCCCGGAGTGTACATCACCATCAGACAATTAATGGATGGCACTAGGGAACTCCGGCGAGTCAGGTTCAGGTATAGAAATATCAAACATACATATCTTCATATTACCGTTTAACCAGTCTCTACttatgttcataattttctgTGAAATTGTCA
Protein-coding regions in this window:
- the LOC120016362 gene encoding protein BREVIS RADIX-like isoform X1, coding for MFTCIPCTKQMAEDGGEEGGGSRGADTPRTKEAVKSLTTQIKDMALKFSGAYRQCKPCAGSSSYKKGQRPYPDFDAASEGVPYSSSSTPAWDFTSGSHHPGARFDSRFTASFGGDRTPGGTESCDVVLEDEDEPKEWMAQVEPGVHITFVTLPQGGNDLKRIRFSREMFDKWQAQRWWGENYDRIMELYNVQRFNRQALNTPSRSEDEQRDSSFSRLGSTRESPMATSLHKEWTPRNYYKPTGSKGYFPSDHLDQGGGHHYNAGPSAYASGGPRGECSMDASRTTTSSRDEASVSVSNASEVESEWVEQDEPGVYITIRQLMDGTRELRRVRFSREKFGEVNAKRWWEENRERIQAQYL
- the LOC120016362 gene encoding protein BREVIS RADIX-like isoform X2 — protein: MFTCIPCTKQMAEDGGEEGGGSRGADTPRTKEAVKSLTTQIKDMALKFSGAYRQCKPCAGSSSYKKGQRPYPDFDAASEGVPYSSSSTPAWDFTSGSHHPGARFDSRFTASFGGDRTPGGTESCDVVLEDEDEPKEWMAQVEPGVHITFVTLPQGGNDLKRIRFSREMFDKWQAQRWWGENYDRIMELYNVQRFNRQALNTPSRSEDERDSSFSRLGSTRESPMATSLHKEWTPRNYYKPTGSKGYFPSDHLDQGGGHHYNAGPSAYASGGPRGECSMDASRTTTSSRDEASVSVSNASEVESEWVEQDEPGVYITIRQLMDGTRELRRVRFSREKFGEVNAKRWWEENRERIQAQYL